The DNA window AAACATCAAAACTGGTAGCTAAACGCATTTCTACTCAACCATTTTTCATGGCTTGAACTTCAAGGCGAATTTCCTGTGCAGTCTGCTTAATTTCCTGCATGGCTTTGCGAATGCGCGTACCGGCTGCTTTGTTGCCTTTTTCGTAGAAAGCTGTGAAATCAGCTTCGAGGCCACTTACAAAATCAACCAGGTCTGCATAGCGTTTGCTATCTGCCATTTTTTCCTCCTATCTAAATAATTAGGGTGAAGTGAGTCACTTTATGCTCAAACTAACACCGAGGCACTGACAACCCGTTGTCATTACACTGCCAAAAAACAGTAATTCTGACCTTAAAAACGGCTTAACGGTGCTTAAATCGGTGTTTACGTCGTTTTAAGCAAGGACACACACTACTGCCAACTACACCCTGAGATCCCAAAAAGGGCACTTTTTGTACAAAAAAGCTGATTATGAACAAAAATTAATCAGAAAGTAACCGCTTGTTAAAAACATACCCCTTGTAATTTACCCTAAAAAGCATACTGAACAGGGCAGGTATGAACACAAGCGTGATTATCGTTCCAAACAAAAGCCCAACCATAATACTCACAGCCATCCCCTCCCACATCTCACCTCCACTCAGATACAGCGGCACCAAGCCGAGCACCGTTGTAAAGGTGGCGAGCAGAATAGGTCGAAACCGCTGGAGACAAGCACCAATAACGGCATCCTGGTCTTTGCGCTTGAGTGTCTTTTGTTCGATTTCTATACGGTCTATCAATACAATTGCATTATTGATGACAATGCCGGCCAGCGAGATCACCCCCAGAAATGGCATAAAGCCAAACGGCTCGCGAAAAACCAGCAGTCCGATAACTACCCCGATCACAGCAAGCGGAATCGTTAGAACAACCATTGTCATTTTCCTGAACGAATTGAACTGGATAATGAGGAGCAAAACAATGATAAACCCTGACAGCGGCAAATATTTAATAACTGCCCCCATGTTCTCTGCTGTATTCTCTGCATCACCGCCAAATTTGTAGCTATAACCTGCCGGCCAGTCTTGCGCTTGCGCTGCGATCCATGGGGTAAGAGAAGCAGTAATGGCTGAAGCATTCCCCGACGCGGTCAACTCACTGGACACGTTTACTGTGCGTACAAGGTCCGTTCGCTTGATTTTGGAGTACTGCCATTCAGGAATGATATTCGCCACTTGCAATAACGGAACACTCCGTCCTGTTGACTGCGCAAATACGTTGTGCGATGCCAGCGAAGC is part of the Bacteroidota bacterium genome and encodes:
- a CDS encoding histone H1, whose amino-acid sequence is MADSKRYADLVDFVSGLEADFTAFYEKGNKAAGTRIRKAMQEIKQTAQEIRLEVQAMKNG